The following coding sequences lie in one Peromyscus maniculatus bairdii isolate BWxNUB_F1_BW_parent chromosome 3, HU_Pman_BW_mat_3.1, whole genome shotgun sequence genomic window:
- the Lmod3 gene encoding leiomodin-3 yields the protein MSEHSRNSDQEDTLSEELNEDEILANLSPEELRELQSEMEVMAPDPHLPVGMIQKDQTNKAPTGNFDHKSLVDYMYLQKASRRMLEDERVPVSFVQSEENTQKHHEVRDKGIKNMPQFLKEKLNSEIVANKRESNGGNNIQETEDDDEEDEEEEEDEEDEEDGEDEEGEDDEDEKANEQTQNNSGACQQLTTKALEEQKDRPETKEKLEKKIAKLDPKKLALDTSFLKVSARPSGNQTDLDGSLRRVRQNDPDMKELNLNNIENIPKEMLLDFVNAMKKNKHIKSFSLANVGADESVAFALANMLRENRSITTLNIESNFITGKGIVAIMRCLQFNETLTELRFHNQRHMLGHHAEMEISRLLKANNTLLKMGYHFELPGPRMVVTNLLTRNQDKRRQKRQEEQQQQQLKEQRKLIAMLENGLGLPPGMWERLGGPMPDPRMQEFFQPSSGRPLAAQEVPFGGRKEMMKNPPQPPQSMTDPDSFRVVKLKRIQRKSRMPEAREAQEKTNLKDVIKTLKPVPRNRPPPLVEITPRDQLLNDIRHSNVAYLKPVQLPKELA from the exons ATGTCGGAGCACAGCAGAAATTCCGATCAAGAAGACACCCTCAGTGAGGAGCTTAATGAAGATGAGATCTTGGCCAACTTGTCCCCTGAAGAGCTGAGGGAGCTGCAGTCGGAGATGGAAGTCATGGCCCCTGACCCCCACCTACCTGTAGGGATGATCCAAAAAGATCAAACCAACAAGGCACCTACGGGAAACTTTGACCACAAGTCTCTCGTTGACTACATGTATCTGCAAAAGGCGTCTAGACGCATGCTGGAGGATGAACGAGTTCCCGTCAGTTTTGTGCAGTCTGAG GAAAACACTCAAAAACATCATGAAGTAAGAGACAAAGGCATTAAAAACATGccccagtttttaaaagaaaagcttaaTAGTGAAATAGTTGCAAATAAAAGAGAATCTAATGGGGGTAACAATATACAAGAAacagaagatgatgatgaagaagatgaagaggaggaggaggatgaagaagatgaagaggatggagaagatgaagagggtgaagatgatgaagatgaaaAAGCCAATGAACAAACCCAGAACAATTCAGGCGCCTGTCAGCAGCTGACCACGAAAGCACTAGAAGAACAAAAAGACAGACCAGAGACCAAAGAAAAACTTGAGAAGAAAATAGCCAAATTAGACCCTAAGAAGTTAGCTCTCGACACCAGCTTTCTGAAGGTAAGTGCAAGGCCTTCAGGGAACCAGACAGACCTGGATGGAAGCTTGAGACGAGTAAGACAGAACGACCCCGACATGAAGGAGCTCAACCTGAACAACATTGAAAACATCCCCAAAGAAATGTTACTGGACTTTGTCAATGCCATGAAGAAGAACAAACACATCAAAAGCTTTAGTCTGGCTAACGTGGGTGCAGACGAGAGTGTAGCGTTCGCCTTGGCCAACATGCTGCGGGAAAACAGGAGCATCACCACGCTTAATATCGAGTCCAACTTCATCACAGGGAAGGGCATCGTGGCCATCATGAGGTGCCTCCAGTTTAACGAGACTCTCACCGAGCTGCGTTTTCACAACCAGAGGCATATGCTGGGCCACCACGCCGAAATGGAAATATCAAGGCTTTTGAAGGCCAACAACACTCTGCTGAAGATGGGCTACCATTTCGAGCTTCCGGGCCCCAGAATGGTGGTGACGAATCTGCTTACCAGGAACCAGGATAAACGGAGGCAGAAAAGAcaagaggagcagcagcagcagcaacttaaagagcagagaAAGCTGATAGCTATGTTGGAGAATGGGTTGGGGCTGCCCCCTGGGATGTGGGAGAGGTTGGGAGGACCCATGCCCGATCCCAGAATGCAGGAGTTTTTCCAGCCTTCATCCGGACGGCCTCTCGCGGCTCAGGAAGTCCCCTTTggtggaagaaaggaaatgatgaaAAATCCACCCCAACCTCCACAGTCCATGACCGACCCTGACTCCTTCAGGGTGGTGAAGCTGAAGAGAATTCAGCGCAAATCTCGAATGCCGGAAGCCAGAGAGGCACAGGAGAAAACCAACCTCAAAGATGTCATCAAAACGCTCAAGCCGGTGCCGAGAAATAGACCACCCCCGCTCGTGGAAATCACTCCCAGAGACCAGCTCTTGAATGACATCCGACACAGCAATGTTGCCTACCTAAAACCG